In candidate division KSB1 bacterium, the sequence CTGTGCCGCGCGCACTCGCACCCGCGCGAAGCGCGAGGAGAGCGGGGCGTTGGTGCCTTCGCGCCAAGTCAGTGTGCGATAGCGGGTGGCCGGCAGCGCCTGCGCGAGTTCCCGCACGCCGATTGGCCGGTGCGCTCCATCGCGCAATACCCGTGTGCGGGCCCGCCCGCGTCCCGCCCTGGCCGACGCGGGTGCGGGTTGATGTTCATGCCCGGCCAGAAGTTTCTCGGAACACCAGACCGCAGTGCCTGGCCGCACTCCGACCGCATAAGGCAAACTGTTTGCCGACAGCCGGTCACGCAACGCCGCTTCGTCGCCATAGCCCGCATCCATGAGCGCCGTGCCGCGAGGAATCCCGGCGATGCGCGCCGCCTCGATCTGCCCCCACGCGATTTCGCCCTTGGTCGCAAAAGCAATCCCTTCCGGCACGCCCGCACGCCCGCATCGCGGCCTGTCTTCGGCCCACTCGCGCGGCAGGTACAGCCGGTAGCCCAACGGCAAACTGCCATCGGCAGTAGCCAGCGACAGGCTTACCGCCACCTGGCAGTTGTCCGTCTTGCCCAATTGGCCGCAGTATTGGCGCGCCACACCGACC encodes:
- a CDS encoding IS701 family transposase translates to MGNSLESRFERYSDVMVEALGHMDRATPARWYLRGLMLPGQRKSVEPMAARVHPQDVRQAHQSMHHLVADSEWNDTGLLAAVAREVVPELCDEGRAACFWIIDDTGCRKFGKHSVGVARQYCGQLGKTDNCQVAVSLSLATADGSLPLGYRLYLPREWAEDRPRCGRAGVPEGIAFATKGEIAWGQIEAARIAGIPRGTALMDAGYGDEAALRDRLSANSLPYAVGVRPGTAVWCSEKLLAGHEHQPAPASARAGRGRARTRVLRDGAHRPIGVRELAQALPATRYRTLTWREGTNAPLSSRFARVRVRAAQADRPREEEWLLIE